The DNA segment caattaAGTCTATGTCCATACGCTAGCTTAGATTGAGGGCGGTAAGTGGGTCGGCCCTCAAATAGACCAAACAGGCCGGTCTCGCAGGCGCGGGTCCAGGGCAGGCCCAATCTCTAAATAAACGGTTCAAATGGTCCTAGGCTAAACGTACTTTTTGTAGGAACTAGTCTGGGTCAGAACCCACTAActcatggtcccgggctaaacgggtCGGGCCCACAGTCCAAACGGGCTAAGTGGGCCCAACGGCTATgcagtaattttttttaaattaaatacaaCTTATAGACAAAAAGATGTTAAAAACATCTAAGGAAATGCCTTATAATTTTATTATAGAATTGTAACctaattttttaattcaaatttaaaaacaaaatattgtaaaaaaaatattcaaaGTAATACCTTGTAATTTTATTATAACAACAAAAATATGGCAACATCTTTTTTAGTCTTCCTCTCCcctatggaatgagcacaacaaggggCTAATACCACCATTGTGAAAAAAATGGAACTAATCAAAAAGTACcaaaaatacaagttacatactAATTTTTGTTCATACAAGGTACATGCTATCTCTTACAAacttcataaatccttcaaggtttaGAGGAAGTTCCGTTAGTGGTGGCGGAAAAGTAGCTTGTTCATCGTCGCATCTATTGTCGAACAAAGCAGCATCCTCAGcaagttcagctagcatttcttcataagcttcgtctGTCTCTGGTTGTGATTAAGCAAGTCCAAAAATTCTTCATtctgaacggatccaatctctaaaaaGTACTGATTATTTCCAAGTTATCGCTCATAGATTgtctatgatcaccgatttgaagtcttgcttgactaaaaacgctctctgatgccactgttgaagcttgaatagttAAAATGTCtcgggcgatttttgaaagaaccgaaaagtatttttctttgtccttccaccattgcAAAATATCAAAGGTGCTGTCAGGTTTCACTTTCTCAAGTTGTTACgacaaataaacttcaagctcatttagttgtgaaaaaTCATTACTACTAGAACTAAAAGAACCCCTAAACCCCTCTTAAACACTAAGCCTTCTTActcccgcagttcttttagaagattgagaatcagaagaagaaggagttggaaCCTTTGGTCTAGCATGATTTAATGCAACTTGATATGCattaaaaataattttagtaTCTGTTCTAATTGAGGCTATTGCTTCCGGAAGTTTAGGCTCCTCATCGTCTTCAAGTGCTAAACCTTATAAATAGTTTCATACCAAaattgaggacctcctaatttcatccAAGGATTTAACAAATtagcaacaccataaataggtggaatagagaaaaaatatttcttaaactttgttctcatagaatcaatagcaagttgataaatttttCCATCTTGTGAAAAATGAGCATATAAATTTGCAAGTTTTGCAATATAAaataaacagttagaaatagttgGATAATATTGCCCCGACAATTCttttgtagcaatatgaaatttttcttaaaaaatcaacaagcattttaacattagtccaatcccCATTCGTAAGGTAATCGTCACCATTACTTACATGTGCATTGAACGTTGAGCTTATGGGGTTtttatattcatatgcaacaatcAAACTTTCCTATATATAATTCCATCTAattggacaaggtttaggaaactttctttctcttaggccaCAATCATCCCAGCTTTTAAAATGTTCTCTaagttaagagccattttaaccttttcattttgaatatttaaaattctcatactatcacccacaattaaatggtaaatatgaaaaatacatctaacatgaaaaatattactaaatgcagaaTTTAGCATGGTGATAACCAAGTCTACAATATTTGTGTTATTAGAAGCATTATCTATTGAAACtgacattattttatcactaatgcaaaaatatctacaaatatctgtaGCTGTGCTAGTAATAAATTGTCCTATGTGCCGTGAAGCAATTATTCTATAATCAATTATGCACTTTTGCATTATTTAATCCTCATCAATCTAATGACATGTAACAGTAAGGTAATCACAGTCGTTGttacttctaccaatatcagttgtAATAACAACACAATaatttatatgagtaaataagtagtgcaaatattgttcatattttctaaatgaatttatgtacattcatagttgagttgtaatcttgttatttgttcgtcattgtaattcctggtttgctttcttagaagcactGTCTTAGGAACAAATCAAATTCGTaaacttctgagtttatgttgtgactagggatagtcataagtttaaaccCTTTGTAACTAAGAGAGTTATAGAGTGGTTTGTGGTagttgcatcacaagttagtttgaagtctttgcaatagggtgtttgcaaaatggcttgtaataggtagattacaagttagtatagttaaaagcctacaagagtaggtcgtggttttttcatcCCCTTGTGTGGGTtttttccacgtagaaaatctcttgccttctttacattcagtctttactgcaTTCTATGTATcatctcatagaggaccaggtactctatagtttggagGACTCATATAAAACTAAcaatatatttataaatattgctCTTTATGGTTGTGCGAGGAAAACCTTTATAAATAGGAATATAAATTTTTCTAATGTAATGCACAAACAGAGGGtcagaaggaaaactatagggtaagcacataacagttaCCAATTTTTCCAATTCTGTCCGATATTTTCTTGGATCATAAAATAAAATACCACCGGTACCAGTATTAATTCCCGGTTAAAATTGATTTGAACCGGTAATAGGGTCAATCTAACTAGAACTAGGTGCACTTTTCTCCTCGGCCAGAGCTTTCTTACGAAGATATTTGACGTTATCATTAGGGTGCTTAGCTATGTGATCCTGTCCCCCGATTGCGTTAGTGCATATTTAAAAGTTAACTCTagaccacaagttttacacttagccttaatTTTTTCAACTAGTTGAGTAAAAAATGGCCAAACAGGAGTTGTTTTCGTCCGTTTGGCAGGTTCTCTAGAAAAAGTATGGGCAGTAACGGGAGTATCAGTTGGGTCATCATTAGTATTAGCATCGTTATCACTAATTGGGTCAACATTAGGAGCATGACTAGTGGTTGTATTTGAGTTTCATCAAAGTCAAttttctcatcatcattttcattAATAGTATGATAATTATTAGTCTAGAGAGCATTCATTAATTCATGGTCTAAAAAATCACCGGATGCaatattatgacaaaattcagtGTCGGTAAATTATAATAAACTATTATTGGTATCAAGAATAGCAAGTGTAGGACATCTAAGAAGTTTGGATCGAGGAGCCCGGGGCAGAGGAGGAGGAACAATACCAGTAGATTCGCCAGTTTTAGATTTTTCCTTATTCTTACTTTTATCAAAAATATTTCTTAAGGAAGACATCTTAATTAATCAAGTAATAGCaactaaataaaacaaacaaaactataatattaagtCTTAAGaattggaacgagtttaccgaattgacgaacaacttgttgaaaattGATTATCTTTGAAAACTTGAAGACTCCAATTCACCAGCTTCACAATTTTTTCGCAAATTCTAACAACCTTAATATTATTTGACTATTTTTTTGAATAAAGTAAGCAATAGTAGCAACCTCataatttttttactattttttaataAAGTAAACAATTGTAGTAAGTATTGAAGAAAATTGGAGAGAGATTTTGGTAGATTGATattgattttttttaagaaaaatgaaagaatgagaggTATTTAtagtaaaaaaatagaaaaaaagtgtaataataaaaagtttggggttaaaaattaGTTGGGAGTGGGAGGGGGAGAGTTAAATGTCTATTTATTGAAGAGCCAAtggctaattttttttttaaagccagtggctcatttttttaaaaaaaaatcattgggATCGTTTGACCTGCCAAGGGACCGGTCCGGTTCCTTAGCGGGCCAAACAGTCGCGTTCCACACGGTCCCAACGACAAAAACCTGCCCGCGAGACCGGCACGAGCCCAATTGCATGCCAAACAGTCCCAGCCCGTTTAGCCCGCGGTCCCGGGCCGCTCCCGGTACTGGCCCCGCCCAATTACCAAGCTGGCTTAGATTGAAATGTCCATTAAATGCAAATAAGTGAAGCTTTAGATAATTTTATGCTAGAGCTTTTATAAAGACTCTGATGGCCCGTTGTGTATGATAAGGTGCTCCATAAGCGTCAAAAGATGAGCGCTATTATCATAATACGTGTGAAAAGTCGATAGCATACACAATGACCGGAGGATTTATCCACTTACTACTTACATTTGAGCCTTTTTGCCGATCGATCTTGTATTTTAATACATTGAACACTAGTCTAATTTTTAATCTTGGAAGTTGAGCTTTTTTTATTAAAGCAAATCTACTGGTAATTTCTCATATTATCGCTTTTAAGATTGGTAATGCATTGATGTATATTCGTTGCAAACTGCACACTAATTGCATGCCTTAACGTTCTTCCCTTCTTGCCAATGTGGCTTGGTCCAAATAAGTAGGTTCAAGTTCTTTTCAGCCAAATAGCCAATAAATTAAACAAGGATAATAATATTTGATTTATTTTGATATTTCAAATTGTTTATACGTAATCCTATTGTCTATCAGTTCTCAATAGAAGAAGGtagaaacaaaagagaaaagaaatcctcttctttcattttcttgaTTTACATACGCTTTTATTCGGAAAAACTTGCCCATACCCAATGTTTACATTAATCTAATAAAGACATAATATCGGTCTTTACATACACTATTATCACTAAATCATAGTCGACAAATATCCTCACCTCAATTCATTAAATGATGGTTACTTTATAAAACATGAGAGTTACTCCTCATGATCAAGAAGAAATGATAGATGAATTTTTACATAGTCAATATACTTTAGGGTATTTCTGTTGGATCTGTTATTTTAAGGTAACAACTAATAAAAAATTGCAAGGCGATGTTGCTTCCAAAGTTATTACAAACTTGGCATCATATTTTGATAGAGACCAATATCCATTCCATGGTAAGCAATTGGTGCATACATCCAGAGTTCGTCCGAGCTCAGTAACTGCAGCAAGAAATGAAATATATATtaaattatgttattttccttccgATATTCAATCAATCAAATTTATGAAATTAAAGCACATAATAATGTGAAGGCTTTGTTGTTTACCTTAATTTGAAGCTGCAAAAACTTCACATAAGTAACTGCTTCTTCAAGCATTGTGCTAATGTCAACCTGATTTATATAGCAAATAGAAAACTACTCAATAAGAGGATTCTTGAATTTCTTCATTCCTTTAGATGAATTCacaggcgtttggacataaaaaatatttataatttttttaaaaaatattatttggagttaagttgaaaaatagtatttggaatttaaaattatgtttggacatgcatttcaaTTGAAAAAATATTGCAATTTTGCGGGGTTGAAAAATTGGTGTCGAAAAATCTCCAAAACTTGCAAAGTTTCATGGACAAAACacgtttttgaaaaaaataattcgaaaaatagaaaaaaaaaatctatggACAAACGCGCAAGTATTATAATAAAAAGCATTATTACCTTAGTGCCATTGGGAACAAGGTTCTGCAAGATTCTCAATCTTTCATTGatcttttctcttcttctctgCAATTGTTGCAAATAAAAATCTTAGTTTATTGACATTTTGAATCTCTAAACAAGTTAATGAACAATAAGTGAATGAAATGAAGCTGGTGTTAATTATTACCCTTGCATAAAGGCTTTGTGGATCTGTAGCAGCTCCTCTACTTGCTCTTGATTTCCCTTTAGATTTTGAAGATATTGCACCTCCATTTAGTTCCTGAGAAGCATTAGAATCATCCTCAGAGCTACAGCAACTTGAGCTTTGTCCATTTTGAATAGCTGCATTATTAGTTCCTTGATCTTCTCCTTCTTCATTGTTAATTTGAGTTATCTTCTGATTCTTTTTCCCTTTTGGCTGtgcctttttcttatttttctgcaCCTGCATTGAGTAAATGACATAACCCCATTAGATATTCATGTACAAAGATAATATTAATCAATCTCTTTTATTAAAGTTCTTAATTTAAACTCACATCTTGTGCTGACCCCCGCGATTTCTTCTTCGGATTCTCAGGTAATTCTTCCTTGAGTTTTTGTTCCTTTGAACTTGATTGAAGTGCAATTTTGTCAAACTTCCTCTTCAGCTGCATTTCCTTGTTTGAAACAGGGGAAATTCCAACATTGTCCAATTGGTCACATACCATCTCTTCTTTAGATAAG comes from the Nicotiana sylvestris chromosome 4, ASM39365v2, whole genome shotgun sequence genome and includes:
- the LOC104249519 gene encoding transcription factor RSL2, yielding MEQIGAFFDEEWESLTKLFSSTETADFMLQLHGDQGNLFAINAHENAGSSYENGRPQSAFYQIGDEQHEANTNFQYFSHESSITSCGSDGMFFPNNPSRDIDHDVNNQLLAISNQTDDQSIDFFVMDNKNNLENLSINFPDDTNDMDSPLSKEEMVCDQLDNVGISPVSNKEMQLKRKFDKIALQSSSKEQKLKEELPENPKKKSRGSAQDVQKNKKKAQPKGKKNQKITQINNEEGEDQGTNNAAIQNGQSSSCCSSEDDSNASQELNGGAISSKSKGKSRASRGAATDPQSLYARRRREKINERLRILQNLVPNGTKVDISTMLEEAVTYVKFLQLQIKLLSSDELWMYAPIAYHGMDIGLYQNMMPSL